A stretch of Acropora muricata isolate sample 2 chromosome 7, ASM3666990v1, whole genome shotgun sequence DNA encodes these proteins:
- the LOC136922474 gene encoding tetratricopeptide repeat protein 28-like, producing MSDKDGHDRVYKAIEYHEKDLKIAKEIGDRAGEGRAYGNLGIVYKSLGDYQKAIEYHEKDLKIAKEIGDRAGEGRAYGNLGIVYKSLGDYQKAIEYHEKDLKIAKEIGDRAGEGRAYGNLGIVYKSLGDYQKAIEYHEKRLKIAKEIGDRAGEGRAYGNLGIVYKSLGDYQKAIEYHEKDLKIAKEIGDRAGEGRAYGNMGISYRSLGDYQKAIEYYEKLLKIAKEIGNRAGEGGVYGNLGNAYKALGDYQKAIEYHEKHLKIAKEIGDRAGEGRAYGNLGNAYQSLGDYQKAIEYHEKDLKIAKEIGDRAGEGQAYGNLGNAYQSLGDYQKAIEYHEKDLKIAKEIGNRAGEGGAYGSLGNAYGDSLGDYQKAIEYHEKHLKIGKEIGDRAGEGGAYGNLGNAYDSLGDYQKAIEYHEKHLKIAKEIDDRAGQGISFHNIGIGFFSLGHFGKAADNFRPAMDAFNGVRACLKSKHDWKINYRELYETTNTFLWKSLLRLEKLDEALFAAERGRAQTLTDNLLIQYKLPASKLAATIHLKEIVSRFFTELSSPTVFLAVEGLTINIWLLRRGKKVTFRKGKLEGDRTDKFPVRALLQSCLEKIGTDVRVRCEDRSFDELTRDCPFSREVCEEVKKSFQSLDNPFKVFYDGIIGPIIDMLGPQDDEMVIVPDGALCFTPWAAVNESIRIRTVPSLTSYQLILNVPEGHHKKTGALLVGNPCLKELKGVWHDLPCAQKEVESIASILNTTPLVGRQATKAEVMKQMSSVSLIHIAAHGNELTGEIALSPNPGWTSQFPQEEDFILNMSDVQAANIRARLVVLSCCHSGRGRMLKGEGVVGIARAFLAAGARSVLVALWAIDDEATMVFMKSFYQHLKEGKSASVAVHQSIKCLRESKEFSEMRHWAPFQLIGDDVKIEFKVDDDIKE from the coding sequence ATGAGTGACAAAGACGGACATGATAGGGTCtacaaagccattgagtatcatgaaaaagatttgaaaattgcaaaagaaatcggtgatcgggccggagaaggacgagcctacgGGAATCTCGGTATTgtttacaagtcactgggtgactatcaaaaagccatcgagtatcatgaaaaagatttgaaaattgcaaaagaaatcggtgatcgggccggagaaggacgagcctacgGGAATCTCGGTATTgtttacaagtcactgggtgactatcaaaaagccatcgagtatcatgaaaaagatttgaaaattgcaaaagaaatcggtgatcgggccggagaaggacgagcctacgGGAATCTCGGTATTgtttacaagtcactgggtgactatcaaaaagccatcgagtatcatgaaaaacgtttgaaaattgcaaaagaaatcggtgatcgggccggagaaggacgagcttatggaaatctcggtattgtttacaagtcactgggtgactatcaaaaagccatcgagtatcatgaaaaagatttgaaaattgcaaaagaaatcggtgatcgggctggagaaggacgagcctatggaaatatgGGTATTTCTTACcggtcactaggtgactatcaaaaagccattgagtattatgaaaaacttttgaaaattgcaaaagaaattggtaatcgggccggagaaggaggagtctatggaaatctcggtaatgcttacaaggcactgggtgactatcaaaaagccatcgagtatcatgaaaaacatttgaaaattgcaaaagaaatcggtgatcgggccggagaaggacgagcttatggaaatctcggtaatgcttaccagtcactgggtgactatcaaaaagccattgagtatcatgaaaaagatttgaaaattgcaaaagaaatcggtgatcgggccggagaaggacaagcctatggaaatctcggtaatgcttaccagtcactgggtgactatcaaaaagccattgagtatcatgaaaaagatttgaaaattgcaaaagaaatcggtaatcgggccggagaaggaggagcctatggaagtctcggtaatgcttacggcgactcactgggtgactatcaaaaagccatcgagtatcatgaaaaacatttgaaaattggaaaagaaatcggtgatcgggccggagaaggaggagcttatggaaatctcggtaatgcttacgactcactgggtgactatcaaaaagccatcgagtatcatgaaaaacatttgaaaattgcaaaagaaatcgatgatcgggccGGACAAGGAATTAGTTTTCACAACATTGGAATTGGATTCTTTTCTCTtggacattttggaaaggcGGCAGATAATTTTCGTCCCGCTATGGACGCCTTTAATGGTGTGAGAGCTTGCTTGAAGTCTAAAcatgattggaaaataaactaTCGTGAGCTGTACGAGACGACGAACACGTTCTTATGGAAGTCGTTGCTAAGACTTGAAAAGTTggatgaggctttgtttgcggctgaaaggggacgagcgcagactttgactgataatttgctgattcaatataaactccctGCATCCAAGCTAGCTGCTACAATTCACCTCAAAGAGATAGTATCTCGCttcttcacagagctttcttcaccaaCAGTTTTCCTAGCAGTTGAAGGACTAACGATCAATATCTGGCTTCTAAGGAGGGGAAAGAAAGTTACATTTCGGAAAGGGAAGCTGGAGGGTGATAGAACAGACAAATTTCCTGTGCGGGCGTTACTGCAATCATGTCTAGAAAAAATAGGAACTGATGTTCGtgtaagatgtgaagatcgctcATTTGATGAACTCACCCGTGATTGCCCGTTTAGCAGAGAAGTGTGCGAAGAAGTGAAGAAGTCATTTCAGTCTTTAGACAATCCTTTTAAGGTATTTTATGATGGAATTATTGGCCCAATTATTGAcatgcttggacctcaagacgacgagatggtcattgttcctgatggtgcgctgtgctttactccatgggccgcagttaatgaatcgattaggattcgcactgttccatctcttacaagttatcaattgatcttaaatgTACCCGAAGGCCATCACAAGAAAACAGGGGCGCTCTTGGTCGGAAATCCTTGCTTGAAAGAGTTGAAGGGAGTCTGgcacgacttaccatgtgctcaaaaggaagtagaatcaattgcatcaattctcaacacgaCACCTCTAGTCgggagacaggcaacaaaagctgaagtgatgaaacagatgtcgtcagttagtttaattcatattgctgcccacggaaacgaactcactggagaaattgccttgtctCCAAACCCCGGATGGACTTCACAATTCCCTCAGGAAGAGGATTTCATTTTAAACATGTCCGATGTGCAGGCTGCCAATATTCGAGCTCGccttgtggtcttaagttgctgtcacagtggacgaggcagaatgttGAAGGGCGaaggtgtggtcggtatcgcacgtgccttcttggcagctggtgctcgttctgtgttggtggccctgtgggcaatagatgacgaagcgaCCATGGtattcatgaaaagtttctaccaacacctgaaggaaggaaaaagcgCCAGTGTTGCTGTTCACCAATCGATAAAATGCCTTCGGGAATCTAaggagttttctgagatgagacactgggctccattccaacttatcggagatgacgtgaagATTGAGTTCAAGGTGGATGATGAtatcaaagaatga